The genomic DNA CGAATACCAAAGCCTTCGTCCGGAATGTAAATGGCGGGTTCCACGGTCATGACCCATCCGGGTTGTACGGGTTCGGTGGTGAACCCCACGTCATGGACGTCCAATCCCAGAGGATGGCCTAGTCCGTGCATGAAATAGCGTTTGAACGCCGGCTGTTCGGGCGATTGTTTACGGATGTCGGAGGCGGTGATGA from Verrucomicrobiota bacterium includes the following:
- a CDS encoding M24 family metallopeptidase encodes the protein ITASDIRKQSPEQPAFKRYFMHGLGHPLGLDVHDVGFTTEPVQPGWVMTVEPAIYIPDEGFGIRLEDDILVGRDGNTNLMATIPIEPEEIESLMKH